In Nicotiana tabacum cultivar K326 chromosome 17, ASM71507v2, whole genome shotgun sequence, one DNA window encodes the following:
- the LOC107793735 gene encoding uncharacterized protein LOC107793735 isoform X1, with protein MVASKLTSMAAMVAAAAAAASCSTFPNRAYADAPFRFSPFSSSPSPPPQAPHSDSKSGSDSNDPPEDSRGGFNPESLERGAKALREINSSPYHKHVFDVMRKQEKNRLADIAAEKVHYEAIQSQADIDKQRKWGEDQRNLYHQQSQAKAQMLRYEDELARKRMQAYHEAQRRHNTELVKMQEESSIRKEQARRATEEQIQAQQRQTEKERAEIERETIRVKAMAEAEGRAHEAKLTEDHKRRMLIEKINGEREKWLAAINTTFSHVEEGFRILLTDRSKLVMTVGGVTALAAGVYTTREGARVTWGYINRILGQPSLIRESSMSRFPWSGMISRVADKGLKFGTAAGLAAPGQNKSAFGNIVLHPSLQRRIEHLARATANTKSHQAPFRNMLFYGPPGTGKTMVAREIARKSGLDYAMMTGGDVAPLGAQAVTKIHEIFDWAKKSNKGLLLFIDEADAFLCERNSTYMSEAQRSALNALLFRTGDQSRDVVLVLATNRPGDLDSAVTDRIDEVIEFPLPQEEERFKLLKLYLNKYLAGEGDSDSNSKWGHLFKKNQQKRITIQDLSDDVIREAAKKIEGFSGREIAKLMASVQATVYGSPDCVLDSQLFKEIVDYKVAEHHQRIKLAAEGMEPTYQGN; from the exons ATGGTTGCTTCGAAGTTAACTTCAATGGCAGCAATGGTAGCTGCAGCTGCCGCAGCAGCTTCATGTTCCACTTTCCCCAACCGCGCGTACGCCGACGCTCCCTTTCGCTTCTCCCCCTTTTCTTCATCTCCATCTCCTCCACCACAGGCTCCTCATTCGGACTCTAAATCCGGGTCGGATTCAAATGATCCTCCTGAAGATTCAAGAGGCGGGTTCAATCCGGAATCATTAGAGAGAGGTGCAAAAGCTCTTAGAGAAATCAATAGCTCTCCCTATCACAAACAT GTGTTTGATGTGATGAGAAAGCAGGAAAAAAATCGGCTTGCGGATATTGCTGCAGAGAAAGTTCATTATGAGGCAATCCAGTCTCAGGCTGATATT GATAAACAGCGAAAATGGGGAGAAGACCAGCGGAATCTATACCATCAACAATCACAGGCCAAAGCACAAATGCTAAGATACGAAGATGAATTGGCTAGAAAAAGAATGCAGGCAT ATCATGAAGCTCAAAGAAGACACAATACTGAACTGGTTAAAATGCAAGAGGAGTCATCAATAAGAAAAGAACAAGCAAGACGAGCAACAGAAGAGCAAATTCAAGCACAACAAAGACAAACTGAGAAAGAGAGAGCTGAAATAGAACGAGAAACAATAAGAGTGAAGGCCATGGCTGAGGCAGAAGGTAGGGCACATGAAGCTAAACTAACTGAAGATCATAAAAGGAGGATGCTGATCGAGAAAATAAATGGTGAAAGAGAGAAGTGGCTTGCAGCCATTAATACAACTTTCAGTCATGTTGAAG AGGGTTTCCGGATTCTATTGACTGATAGGAGTAAATTGGTAATGACTGTTGGCGGAGTCACTGCATTGGCTGCTGGAGTTTATACCACCAG GGAAGGTGCCAGAGTTACCTGGGGATATATTAACAGAATTCTTGGACAACCATCATTAATTCGGGAATCATCTATGTCAAGATTTCCTTGGTCAGGGATGATTTCTCGAGTAGCTGACAAAGGACTCAAGTTTGGTACAGCTGCTGGATTGGCAGCACCTGGACAAAATAAATCTGCTTTTGGAAACATTGTGTTGCATCCTTCTCTTCAGAGGAGAATAGAACACCTCGCTAGGGCCACAGCAAACACCAAGTCTCACCAGGCACCATTTCGCAATATGCTCTTTTATGGTCCTCCTGGCACTGGGAAAACAATGGTTGCTAGGGAGATCGCAAGAAAATCG GGTTTGGACTATGCCATGATGACTGGAGGGGATGTTGCACCCCTTGGTGCACAGGCTGTCACCAAAATTCACGAGATATTCGATTGggccaaaaaatcaaataaaggCCTACTGCTTTTCATTGACGAGGCTGATGCATTTTTGTGCGA GCGGAATAGTACATACATGAGTGAAGCTCAGCGAAGTGCTTTAAATGCTTTACTCTTTCGAACAGGGGACCAGTCCCGAGACGTAGTTCTTGTCCTTGCGACCAACAGGCCAGGAGATCTAGACAGTGCTGTCACTGACCGTATAGACGAAGTTATCGAATTCCCTCTCCCTCAAGAAGAAGAGCGTTTCAAATTGCTGAAGCTCTATTTGAACAAGTACCTTGCTGGTGAAGGAGACAGTGACAGCAATTCTAAGTGGGGGCACCTCTTCAAGAAGAACCAACAAAAGAGGATAACCATACAAGATTTGTCTGATGATGTGATTAGAGAGGCTGCTAAGAAGATAGAAGGATTCTCTGGCCGTGAGATTGCAAAACTTATGGCAAGTGTTCAAGCAACTGTATATGGGAGCCCAGATTGTGTTCTTGATTCTCAACTGTTCAAGGAAATCGTAGATTACAAGGTCGCTGAGCATCACCAACGAATAAAACTAGCTGCTGAAGGTATGGAGCCAACTTACCAGGGGAATTAA
- the LOC107793735 gene encoding uncharacterized protein LOC107793735 isoform X2, whose protein sequence is MVASKLTSMAAMVAAAAAAASCSTFPNRAYADAPFRFSPFSSSPSPPPQAPHSDSKSGSDSNDPPEDSRGGFNPESLERGAKALREINSSPYHKHVFDVMRKQEKNRLADIAAEKVHYEAIQSQADIDKQRKWGEDQRNLYHQQSQAKAQMLRYEDELARKRMQTDHEAQRRHNTELVKMQEESSIRKEQARRATEEQIQAQQRQTEKERAEIERETIRVKAMAEAEGRAHEAKLTEDHKRRMLIEKINGEREKWLAAINTTFSHVEEGFRILLTDRSKLVMTVGGVTALAAGVYTTREGARVTWGYINRILGQPSLIRESSMSRFPWSGMISRVADKGLKFGTAAGLAAPGQNKSAFGNIVLHPSLQRRIEHLARATANTKSHQAPFRNMLFYGPPGTGKTMVAREIARKSGLDYAMMTGGDVAPLGAQAVTKIHEIFDWAKKSNKGLLLFIDEADAFLCERNSTYMSEAQRSALNALLFRTGDQSRDVVLVLATNRPGDLDSAVTDRIDEVIEFPLPQEEERFKLLKLYLNKYLAGEGDSDSNSKWGHLFKKNQQKRITIQDLSDDVIREAAKKIEGFSGREIAKLMASVQATVYGSPDCVLDSQLFKEIVDYKVAEHHQRIKLAAEGMEPTYQGN, encoded by the exons ATGGTTGCTTCGAAGTTAACTTCAATGGCAGCAATGGTAGCTGCAGCTGCCGCAGCAGCTTCATGTTCCACTTTCCCCAACCGCGCGTACGCCGACGCTCCCTTTCGCTTCTCCCCCTTTTCTTCATCTCCATCTCCTCCACCACAGGCTCCTCATTCGGACTCTAAATCCGGGTCGGATTCAAATGATCCTCCTGAAGATTCAAGAGGCGGGTTCAATCCGGAATCATTAGAGAGAGGTGCAAAAGCTCTTAGAGAAATCAATAGCTCTCCCTATCACAAACAT GTGTTTGATGTGATGAGAAAGCAGGAAAAAAATCGGCTTGCGGATATTGCTGCAGAGAAAGTTCATTATGAGGCAATCCAGTCTCAGGCTGATATT GATAAACAGCGAAAATGGGGAGAAGACCAGCGGAATCTATACCATCAACAATCACAGGCCAAAGCACAAATGCTAAGATACGAAGATGAATTGGCTAGAAAAAGAATGCAG ACAGATCATGAAGCTCAAAGAAGACACAATACTGAACTGGTTAAAATGCAAGAGGAGTCATCAATAAGAAAAGAACAAGCAAGACGAGCAACAGAAGAGCAAATTCAAGCACAACAAAGACAAACTGAGAAAGAGAGAGCTGAAATAGAACGAGAAACAATAAGAGTGAAGGCCATGGCTGAGGCAGAAGGTAGGGCACATGAAGCTAAACTAACTGAAGATCATAAAAGGAGGATGCTGATCGAGAAAATAAATGGTGAAAGAGAGAAGTGGCTTGCAGCCATTAATACAACTTTCAGTCATGTTGAAG AGGGTTTCCGGATTCTATTGACTGATAGGAGTAAATTGGTAATGACTGTTGGCGGAGTCACTGCATTGGCTGCTGGAGTTTATACCACCAG GGAAGGTGCCAGAGTTACCTGGGGATATATTAACAGAATTCTTGGACAACCATCATTAATTCGGGAATCATCTATGTCAAGATTTCCTTGGTCAGGGATGATTTCTCGAGTAGCTGACAAAGGACTCAAGTTTGGTACAGCTGCTGGATTGGCAGCACCTGGACAAAATAAATCTGCTTTTGGAAACATTGTGTTGCATCCTTCTCTTCAGAGGAGAATAGAACACCTCGCTAGGGCCACAGCAAACACCAAGTCTCACCAGGCACCATTTCGCAATATGCTCTTTTATGGTCCTCCTGGCACTGGGAAAACAATGGTTGCTAGGGAGATCGCAAGAAAATCG GGTTTGGACTATGCCATGATGACTGGAGGGGATGTTGCACCCCTTGGTGCACAGGCTGTCACCAAAATTCACGAGATATTCGATTGggccaaaaaatcaaataaaggCCTACTGCTTTTCATTGACGAGGCTGATGCATTTTTGTGCGA GCGGAATAGTACATACATGAGTGAAGCTCAGCGAAGTGCTTTAAATGCTTTACTCTTTCGAACAGGGGACCAGTCCCGAGACGTAGTTCTTGTCCTTGCGACCAACAGGCCAGGAGATCTAGACAGTGCTGTCACTGACCGTATAGACGAAGTTATCGAATTCCCTCTCCCTCAAGAAGAAGAGCGTTTCAAATTGCTGAAGCTCTATTTGAACAAGTACCTTGCTGGTGAAGGAGACAGTGACAGCAATTCTAAGTGGGGGCACCTCTTCAAGAAGAACCAACAAAAGAGGATAACCATACAAGATTTGTCTGATGATGTGATTAGAGAGGCTGCTAAGAAGATAGAAGGATTCTCTGGCCGTGAGATTGCAAAACTTATGGCAAGTGTTCAAGCAACTGTATATGGGAGCCCAGATTGTGTTCTTGATTCTCAACTGTTCAAGGAAATCGTAGATTACAAGGTCGCTGAGCATCACCAACGAATAAAACTAGCTGCTGAAGGTATGGAGCCAACTTACCAGGGGAATTAA